From Actinomycetota bacterium, the proteins below share one genomic window:
- a CDS encoding DUF5615 family PIN-like protein yields the protein MRILLDESVPRRLKALLAGHEVVTVRDAGWASFSNGELLTRASQVFDALVTADQKMPHQQNLTRFDIAVVVLVAKTNTMVDYEPLALKLRTTVESATAGAVSWVSA from the coding sequence ATGCGGATTCTGCTTGACGAATCGGTGCCTCGGCGCCTGAAGGCACTGCTCGCTGGCCACGAGGTAGTGACTGTGAGGGACGCTGGCTGGGCCTCCTTCTCGAACGGTGAACTTCTGACTCGTGCGTCTCAGGTGTTCGACGCCTTGGTTACGGCTGATCAGAAGATGCCGCACCAGCAGAATCTCACTAGATTCGACATCGCCGTTGTCGTCCTGGTTGCGAAGACCAACACGATGGTCGATTACGAACCGTTGGCCCTGAAGTTGAGGACGACGGTGGAGTCCGCTACCGCGGGCGCGGTCTCATGGGTCTCGGCATGA
- a CDS encoding type II toxin-antitoxin system HicB family antitoxin, with translation MRFTLEVEEEDDGRWLAEVPELSGALAYGDSPGAAIAHVKAIALRILADQLEHGETDADLNDISFAAA, from the coding sequence ATGAGGTTCACGCTTGAAGTCGAGGAGGAAGACGACGGCCGCTGGCTCGCCGAGGTTCCCGAGCTAAGCGGGGCGCTCGCCTACGGTGACAGTCCCGGTGCGGCGATCGCGCATGTGAAGGCCATCGCCTTGCGGATCCTGGCGGATCAGCTCGAACACGGGGAGACCGATGCTGACCTTAACGACATCTCCTTCGCTGCGGCGTGA
- a CDS encoding EAL domain-containing protein encodes LEHWRTPSCRCSSTGLRHRFQSKEGYAASLFKPRIHNFRLYLFTSLKLDNGVVRRMHASEKDAWIVNSNIRMAHNMGFDVVAEGVETEITYRELQQAGCSHAQGYWIARPMPLEDFLVFAASGQSWPDDETGLFHMAILDHLEWRKFLIDKLVLSKQLHLPLSEDDVRRCQIAATDCRLGRWYDGPGRRHVGTAEYTRLGKVHTALHACAKHMFELAKASTGPEQLHSAIRELSKHSIRVVASLQALEQVTLGRPRANAKASFSGVKNR; translated from the coding sequence CTTGAGCACTGGCGTACTCCTTCCTGCCGGTGTTCGAGCACCGGCCTCCGACATCGCTTTCAGTCGAAGGAAGGGTACGCCGCGTCTTTGTTCAAACCACGCATCCACAACTTCCGGTTATATCTCTTTACCAGTCTAAAGCTCGACAATGGCGTAGTGCGCCGAATGCACGCCTCGGAGAAGGATGCGTGGATCGTTAACTCCAATATCCGAATGGCGCATAACATGGGGTTCGACGTCGTAGCGGAAGGCGTGGAAACGGAGATCACGTATCGTGAGCTCCAGCAAGCGGGATGCTCGCACGCCCAAGGCTACTGGATCGCTCGACCGATGCCATTGGAAGACTTCCTGGTCTTCGCTGCCTCCGGGCAAAGCTGGCCCGACGACGAGACCGGTCTGTTTCACATGGCGATTCTAGATCACTTGGAGTGGCGGAAGTTTCTTATCGACAAACTGGTGCTATCGAAGCAGTTGCACCTGCCATTGTCCGAGGACGACGTCAGGCGCTGCCAAATTGCGGCCACCGATTGCCGTCTCGGACGCTGGTACGATGGGCCGGGGCGTCGGCATGTGGGGACGGCGGAATATACGAGACTGGGTAAGGTTCACACCGCGCTGCACGCCTGCGCGAAGCACATGTTCGAACTGGCGAAGGCAAGCACTGGGCCCGAGCAACTCCATTCGGCAATTCGCGAGCTCTCGAAGCATTCCATCCGTGTGGTTGCCAGTCTTCAGGCGCTGGAGCAGGTCACCCTTGGACGGCCACGGGCGAACGCGAAAGCGTCATTCTCGGGTGTGAAGAATCGTTGA
- a CDS encoding methyltransferase domain-containing protein, which translates to MTGGAEHMNIWDEIYAGGGYGDFDPDEEVVELCKSLMPGRAIDVGAGEGRHSLWLASQGWRVDALDVSAVGLRSLASRAEERGLQVNCVVGSAAEHAYGDGAYRLVVSTGAALNFFKKSTGKEIIGSLLSALEPRGVLYLSVVTPDDPSNRRLRQEAVKVEGDSFFSERIGTWVTAYTMDDLRDCTRGCETLLACEKEIHDTHGTPHTHVMAYVAVRK; encoded by the coding sequence ATGACGGGTGGCGCTGAGCACATGAACATCTGGGATGAGATCTACGCCGGAGGCGGGTACGGCGATTTCGACCCCGACGAGGAGGTCGTTGAACTCTGCAAGTCCTTGATGCCTGGGCGTGCGATAGATGTGGGCGCGGGGGAAGGCCGTCATTCTCTTTGGCTGGCCTCCCAAGGCTGGCGCGTGGATGCCCTTGACGTCTCTGCCGTGGGGCTCCGGTCACTCGCATCCCGGGCCGAGGAAAGGGGCTTGCAGGTTAACTGCGTCGTGGGCTCTGCCGCAGAGCACGCCTACGGGGATGGGGCATACCGGCTTGTTGTTTCTACGGGTGCCGCGTTGAACTTCTTCAAGAAGAGCACGGGAAAGGAGATCATTGGGTCGCTCCTCAGTGCCCTGGAACCACGCGGTGTCCTCTACCTTTCTGTCGTGACTCCGGACGATCCGAGCAATCGCAGGTTGAGGCAGGAGGCAGTGAAGGTTGAAGGCGACAGCTTCTTCTCGGAGCGAATAGGCACCTGGGTTACCGCCTACACCATGGATGACCTGAGGGACTGCACGCGAGGGTGCGAGACGCTCCTCGCATGCGAGAAGGAGATTCACGACACCCACGGTACGCCGCACACTCACGTCATGGCCTACGTCGCGGTCAGGAAGTGA
- a CDS encoding DUF433 domain-containing protein yields MNRAVPVNEVVSVDPDVMSGAPVFRGTRVPVRTLLDHLETSDLETFLDDFPSVSREQAVRFLELASDAFLAELYADSA; encoded by the coding sequence ATGAACCGTGCAGTTCCGGTGAACGAGGTTGTCTCGGTGGATCCCGACGTGATGAGCGGCGCCCCCGTCTTCCGCGGCACGCGGGTGCCCGTTCGCACGCTGCTCGACCACCTAGAGACCAGCGATCTTGAGACGTTTCTAGACGATTTCCCTTCCGTCTCGCGAGAGCAGGCGGTGCGCTTCCTCGAGTTAGCCAGCGACGCCTTCCTCGCGGAGTTGTATGCGGATTCTGCTTGA
- a CDS encoding transposase, with the protein MARPNKPRTTNRYSAEFKLNAVKLSQIDGVQVEDVAEALGTRPFMLSRWRKEVRDGVIRACAAVVHRVSAHPKRSDPVVHRSRTHFGVLG; encoded by the coding sequence ATGGCCAGACCCAACAAACCGCGCACCACCAACCGCTATTCCGCTGAATTCAAGCTCAACGCGGTCAAGCTCAGCCAGATCGACGGCGTGCAGGTCGAGGACGTCGCCGAAGCGTTGGGGACACGTCCCTTCATGCTCAGCCGCTGGCGCAAGGAGGTTCGCGACGGTGTCATCCGTGCCTGCGCCGCGGTGGTCCATCGCGTCAGCGCACACCCGAAGCGCTCGGATCCTGTTGTCCATCGTTCTCGCACTCACTTTGGCGTACTCGGATGA
- the thiC gene encoding phosphomethylpyrimidine synthase ThiC yields the protein MSTTTSANGSATPGSVARAGSRKVFVSGPSPDIRVPMREIVLSPTPVGATLEQNPAVRLYDTSGPHGDPSVAVDVRAGVSPLRDEWIRARADVEEYDGASLSIPVPGFGARRRPLRGKGGAAVTQMAYARRGIVTPEMHFVAIREGVEAEFVREEIARGRAIIPANINHPESEPMIIGRNFLVKINANIGNSSVASSIEEEVEKMTWSIRWGSDTVMDLSTGPDIHQTREWIVRNSPVPIGTVPIYQALEKVGGKAEELTWEIYRDTVIEQCEQGVDYFTVHAGVLLRYVPLTARRVTGIVSRGGSILAAWCLAHHQENFLYTHFEELCEIMRSYDVAFSLGDGMRPGSIADANDEAQLGELRTLGELTKVAWEHDVQVMIEGPGHVPIHKIKENMDLQLEWCHEAPFYTLGPLTTDVAPGYDHITSAIGAAMIGWYGTALLCYVTPKEHLGLPNREDVRQGVIAYKIAAHAADLAKGHPGAQAWDDALSKARFEFRWEDQFNLSLDPETARSFHDETMPSEPAKKAHFCSMCGPHFCAMKITQDVRDYAASHGLDEDRVIEVGLEEKAREFRERGEIYTRG from the coding sequence ATGAGCACCACCACGTCAGCCAACGGGAGCGCGACTCCGGGATCGGTCGCGCGCGCGGGGAGTCGCAAGGTCTTTGTGTCCGGACCGAGTCCGGACATCCGCGTTCCCATGCGAGAGATCGTTCTGTCGCCCACGCCGGTTGGGGCAACCCTCGAGCAGAACCCGGCCGTGCGCCTGTACGACACCAGTGGCCCCCACGGGGATCCGTCGGTTGCGGTGGACGTGCGCGCAGGGGTGTCCCCGTTGCGAGACGAGTGGATCCGCGCGCGCGCCGACGTCGAGGAGTACGACGGCGCATCTTTGTCGATCCCCGTTCCCGGATTCGGCGCGCGCCGCCGGCCGTTGCGAGGCAAGGGCGGTGCGGCCGTCACGCAGATGGCGTACGCGCGCCGCGGAATCGTCACGCCGGAGATGCACTTCGTCGCGATTCGTGAGGGCGTCGAGGCGGAGTTCGTTCGCGAGGAGATCGCGCGCGGGCGAGCGATCATCCCGGCGAACATCAACCACCCAGAGTCCGAGCCGATGATCATCGGGCGCAACTTCTTGGTGAAGATCAACGCCAATATCGGCAACTCCTCGGTCGCCTCCTCGATCGAAGAGGAAGTCGAAAAGATGACCTGGTCGATCAGGTGGGGGTCCGACACGGTGATGGACCTGTCGACCGGGCCCGACATTCACCAAACGCGCGAGTGGATCGTGCGCAACTCGCCGGTGCCGATCGGCACGGTTCCGATCTACCAAGCTCTCGAAAAGGTGGGCGGCAAGGCCGAGGAACTGACCTGGGAGATCTACCGCGACACCGTGATCGAACAGTGCGAGCAAGGCGTGGATTACTTCACCGTGCACGCGGGCGTGCTCTTGCGATACGTGCCGCTCACCGCGCGCCGGGTGACCGGGATCGTCAGTCGCGGCGGCTCGATCCTTGCGGCCTGGTGTCTTGCGCACCACCAGGAGAACTTCCTCTATACGCACTTCGAGGAGCTGTGCGAGATCATGCGCTCCTACGACGTCGCATTCTCGCTCGGGGATGGAATGCGCCCCGGATCGATCGCCGACGCCAACGACGAGGCTCAATTGGGCGAGCTTCGGACGCTCGGTGAGTTGACCAAGGTGGCCTGGGAACACGACGTGCAGGTCATGATCGAAGGTCCCGGCCATGTGCCGATCCACAAGATCAAGGAGAACATGGACCTGCAACTCGAGTGGTGCCACGAGGCGCCCTTCTACACGCTCGGGCCGCTTACGACCGACGTCGCTCCGGGTTACGACCACATCACCTCGGCGATCGGCGCGGCGATGATCGGTTGGTACGGTACCGCGCTGCTTTGCTACGTGACGCCGAAGGAGCACCTCGGCCTGCCGAATCGCGAGGACGTGCGCCAGGGCGTGATTGCCTACAAGATTGCGGCGCACGCCGCGGATTTGGCGAAGGGGCATCCCGGCGCGCAGGCGTGGGACGATGCGCTGTCGAAAGCGCGTTTTGAGTTCCGCTGGGAAGATCAGTTCAATCTGTCGCTCGATCCCGAGACCGCACGTTCGTTCCACGACGAGACGATGCCCTCGGAGCCCGCGAAAAAGGCCCATTTCTGTTCGATGTGCGGCCCGCATTTCTGCGCGATGAAGATCACTCAGGATGTGCGGGACTACGCGGCTTCGCACGGTCTGGACGAGGATCGAGTGATCGAGGTCGGACTCGAAGAGAAGGCACGGGAGTTCCGTGAGCGCGGGGAGATCTACACCCGAGGGTAA
- a CDS encoding FIST N-terminal domain-containing protein, which yields MRIGSGLSTHLDPLRAAEEAVAEVAAGVIPGEASVVLAFVSSDHRDAAEDIAGVLRDCFGRAEIAGCVAEGIIGGARELEHGPAVSVWAADLPGTRVEAFALEFDDENASYSGWPRELPFGSTLILMSDPFTFPVVHLLAQLNEQQPGVQVIGGVVSGVHEERQVRMFLGGEVRARGAVGIAVSGQARVGTLVSQGCRAIGEPMIITRADRNLIFELGGQRPVDRIRDIWSKVEPAERALMANGPLFIGRVVDEYKTDFGRGDFVVRNVMGADAEKGFIVVADVVEVGETIQFHVRDPRAADEDLRQMLGSVSSPTSGALLFTCNGRGSNMFEEQDHDAAAVHKGLGEVPLAGFFANGEIGPLSGQNFLHGHTASLAIFGP from the coding sequence ATGCGCATCGGCTCGGGCCTGTCCACGCATCTTGATCCGCTGCGCGCAGCGGAGGAGGCCGTGGCCGAGGTGGCCGCGGGAGTGATTCCGGGCGAGGCGAGCGTTGTTCTGGCTTTCGTCTCGTCGGACCATCGAGACGCCGCAGAAGACATCGCCGGTGTGTTGCGGGATTGTTTTGGCCGCGCCGAGATCGCAGGGTGTGTGGCCGAAGGGATAATCGGCGGCGCGCGGGAACTGGAGCACGGCCCGGCCGTATCTGTGTGGGCGGCGGATCTGCCCGGTACTCGCGTCGAGGCGTTCGCCCTGGAGTTCGACGACGAGAACGCGTCGTACTCGGGATGGCCGAGGGAGTTGCCGTTCGGCTCGACTCTGATCCTGATGTCCGACCCGTTTACGTTTCCGGTGGTTCATCTGCTGGCGCAACTGAACGAGCAGCAGCCCGGCGTGCAAGTAATCGGCGGAGTCGTCAGTGGTGTGCATGAAGAGAGGCAGGTGCGCATGTTCCTCGGAGGCGAGGTGCGCGCGCGCGGCGCCGTCGGAATCGCGGTCTCGGGGCAAGCTCGTGTCGGGACGCTGGTGTCGCAAGGGTGCCGGGCCATCGGGGAGCCGATGATCATCACGCGCGCCGATCGAAACCTCATCTTCGAGCTTGGCGGCCAGCGACCGGTGGATCGAATTCGCGATATCTGGTCGAAGGTGGAGCCGGCCGAGCGCGCGCTGATGGCGAACGGCCCACTGTTTATCGGCCGAGTCGTAGACGAATACAAGACCGACTTCGGCCGTGGGGACTTCGTCGTGCGGAACGTGATGGGGGCCGACGCCGAGAAGGGCTTCATTGTCGTGGCCGACGTGGTCGAGGTCGGCGAGACCATCCAGTTCCACGTTCGTGATCCTCGCGCCGCCGACGAGGATCTTCGGCAGATGCTGGGATCCGTCAGTTCCCCAACGTCGGGCGCGCTTTTGTTCACGTGCAACGGGCGGGGCTCGAACATGTTCGAGGAGCAGGACCACGACGCGGCCGCAGTCCACAAGGGCCTGGGAGAAGTTCCGCTGGCCGGGTTCTTCGCCAACGGAGAGATCGGGCCGCTGTCGGGGCAGAACTTCTTGCACGGTCATACGGCATCCTTGGCGATCTTCGGCCCGTAG
- a CDS encoding MSMEG_4193 family putative phosphomutase, with protein MLLFLIRHGLTSHTGVKLSGWTPGVHLSKEGRAQAARLVERMAGVPLDAMYASPLERTGETAEPLARARGLDVGIREELGEVHYGRIEGKTLRSLAKTPLWSQLRARPSDVRFPGGETLCETQARAVGAVEELRRDHAGKSVAVFSHGDWIRLALAHYAGVHIDLYRRLSVDPASVSVLQFYDGGVQVRRVNDCGDLSSVPLPAPATEKTATATATRGRRAR; from the coding sequence ATGTTGCTGTTTCTGATTCGGCACGGACTCACGTCGCATACCGGGGTGAAGCTCTCGGGGTGGACGCCCGGCGTGCACTTGTCCAAGGAAGGGCGCGCGCAAGCCGCGCGGCTCGTCGAGCGAATGGCCGGCGTCCCGCTGGACGCGATGTATGCGAGCCCGCTTGAACGCACGGGGGAGACCGCGGAACCGCTGGCGCGCGCCCGCGGCCTCGACGTCGGTATTCGCGAGGAACTGGGCGAAGTGCACTACGGCCGGATCGAGGGCAAGACGCTTCGCTCTCTCGCGAAGACCCCGTTGTGGTCTCAGTTACGGGCCCGGCCGTCCGATGTGCGATTCCCCGGCGGTGAGACGCTGTGTGAAACGCAGGCGCGCGCGGTCGGCGCCGTTGAGGAACTGCGCCGCGACCACGCAGGGAAGTCGGTCGCGGTGTTCTCCCACGGCGACTGGATCCGGCTGGCGCTCGCGCACTACGCGGGTGTTCACATCGACTTGTATCGCAGGCTCTCCGTCGACCCGGCGTCGGTGAGCGTGCTGCAGTTCTACGATGGAGGCGTGCAGGTGCGTCGTGTCAACGATTGCGGCGACCTCTCGTCGGTCCCATTGCCGGCACCCGCGACGGAGAAAACGGCGACAGCGACTGCGACACGAGGGAGGCGCGCGCGATGA
- a CDS encoding HIT family protein, which produces MFCRIISGDEPASFVYGDDECVAFLSLHQVRPGEIAIIPREHIDHFTDVPDATAAHMMKVAQRFGRALQRNLDPDRVGYLVHGYGVAHAHLMVVPQHAPNDITSGRLARVEDGRVVFSIEQLPLVPREELDRLASEIRAWAQDV; this is translated from the coding sequence GTGTTTTGCAGAATCATCTCTGGCGATGAGCCGGCGAGCTTCGTGTACGGAGACGACGAGTGTGTCGCTTTCCTGAGCTTGCACCAGGTGCGGCCTGGTGAGATCGCGATCATCCCGCGGGAGCACATCGACCACTTCACGGATGTGCCGGATGCGACTGCTGCGCACATGATGAAGGTCGCCCAACGGTTCGGGCGTGCGTTGCAGAGGAACCTGGACCCGGATCGCGTCGGATATCTCGTTCACGGATATGGGGTGGCCCATGCCCATCTGATGGTGGTGCCGCAGCATGCGCCTAACGACATCACGTCGGGCCGCCTGGCAAGGGTGGAGGATGGGCGCGTCGTCTTCTCCATCGAGCAACTCCCGCTGGTCCCGCGAGAGGAACTGGATCGACTCGCCAGCGAGATTCGGGCATGGGCCCAGGATGTGTGA
- a CDS encoding multidrug efflux SMR transporter, producing MGWIYLLVAGLSEMGWPLGLKLSQTTSHKLPWMAVAIAAMGLSGVFLWLAQKSIPMGTAYAVWTGIGAVGTFIVGIVLFKDPATVARIVSVTFIVIGLVGLKLSHS from the coding sequence GTGGGTTGGATCTACCTGCTCGTTGCCGGGCTGTCCGAGATGGGATGGCCGCTCGGGCTGAAGCTCTCGCAGACGACAAGCCACAAGCTCCCTTGGATGGCCGTCGCTATCGCCGCCATGGGTTTGAGCGGTGTGTTCCTCTGGCTTGCACAGAAGTCGATTCCGATGGGAACGGCCTATGCTGTATGGACGGGCATCGGTGCGGTGGGAACGTTCATCGTAGGGATTGTGCTCTTCAAGGACCCAGCGACTGTCGCCAGGATCGTCTCGGTCACATTCATCGTCATCGGACTCGTCGGCCTCAAGTTGTCCCATTCGTGA
- a CDS encoding LLM class F420-dependent oxidoreductase — protein sequence MLISAKLAPCFPYEQLEAFWRAADELGFHAVWNYDHFYGLGTTPEAQRQDTLEGWTTLAAMASVVKRARVGCMVTGVTYRHPAVLAKMAVAVDHISGGRLEFGMGAAWHEPEHLGYGIDFPAAGTRIAMLDEALEVIKKLWTEDTVSFDGDHYTLRDAFCLPKPVQRPRPPIVVGGSGPRKTLRVVARHADEWNTPGHDPEEFSRLSGILDEHCAAIGRDPSQIRRSVQLFVHPAQEGQIEKQIASLPVWEQAGCEHVVLSFYQPPTRAQLERCAPR from the coding sequence ATGCTGATCTCTGCGAAACTCGCCCCTTGCTTCCCGTACGAGCAACTCGAGGCGTTTTGGCGCGCGGCCGACGAGTTGGGGTTTCACGCAGTTTGGAACTACGACCACTTCTACGGGCTCGGCACGACGCCCGAGGCGCAGCGCCAGGACACGCTGGAAGGGTGGACGACGCTGGCGGCCATGGCGTCGGTCGTGAAGCGCGCGCGTGTGGGGTGCATGGTCACCGGCGTGACGTATAGGCATCCGGCGGTGCTCGCGAAGATGGCCGTCGCGGTGGACCACATCTCCGGCGGGCGCCTCGAGTTTGGGATGGGCGCGGCATGGCATGAGCCCGAGCATCTCGGCTACGGAATCGACTTCCCCGCGGCGGGAACGCGCATTGCGATGTTGGACGAGGCGCTCGAGGTGATCAAGAAGTTGTGGACCGAGGACACCGTGTCTTTCGACGGTGACCACTACACCTTGCGCGACGCGTTCTGTTTGCCCAAGCCGGTGCAGCGTCCGCGTCCGCCAATCGTGGTGGGCGGCAGCGGCCCTCGAAAGACGTTGCGGGTTGTCGCAAGGCACGCCGACGAATGGAACACGCCCGGGCACGACCCGGAGGAGTTCTCGCGCCTCAGCGGGATCCTGGACGAGCATTGCGCGGCGATCGGACGCGACCCATCGCAGATCCGTCGCTCGGTTCAGCTTTTCGTGCATCCCGCGCAAGAGGGTCAGATCGAAAAGCAGATTGCTTCGCTGCCGGTGTGGGAGCAAGCCGGATGCGAGCACGTCGTGCTGAGTTTCTATCAACCTCCGACGCGCGCGCAGCTCGAGCGTTGCGCGCCGCGCTAG
- a CDS encoding GNAT family N-acetyltransferase: MATEDDWLTFHAIRRQVLWDARGQEGYDSDHPDDRAASNHPFLFLAAGRPVGVVRVDLDPPVAWLRRVAIVEDSQRLGHGGKMLEIAENFAREQGCSTVASNVDRDAVGFYKRLGYHPARHDADLRMEKALA; this comes from the coding sequence GTGGCCACGGAGGATGACTGGCTCACGTTTCATGCCATCCGCAGGCAGGTGCTCTGGGACGCACGAGGTCAGGAGGGTTACGACTCCGATCATCCGGATGATCGCGCGGCGAGTAACCATCCCTTCCTCTTCCTGGCCGCAGGTCGACCTGTCGGTGTGGTGCGTGTTGATCTCGATCCTCCCGTCGCCTGGTTGCGTCGCGTCGCGATCGTCGAAGACTCCCAGCGTCTTGGTCACGGAGGGAAGATGCTTGAGATTGCAGAGAACTTCGCTCGCGAGCAGGGATGCTCGACCGTCGCCTCGAATGTCGATCGTGACGCCGTGGGGTTCTACAAGCGCCTCGGTTATCACCCGGCCCGACATGACGCGGACCTGAGGATGGAGAAGGCACTGGCATGA
- a CDS encoding cation transporter has product MDDCCTDKACAVDGLRERQAATLRFVLLVNAGMFIVELVSGWLAGSVALLADSLDMLGDALVYGFSLYVVARGPVWKARAAVAKAAVMGLFGALVLGQLVYRLLFPQLPTFETMGAVGALALAANGVCFAVLWRHRAEDINMRSVWLCSQNDLIANVSVLLAASVVWLTRSPWPDVVVGALICAVFLRSARLVAREARLELR; this is encoded by the coding sequence ATGGACGATTGCTGTACCGACAAGGCTTGCGCAGTTGACGGGTTGCGCGAGCGCCAAGCTGCGACGCTTCGCTTCGTTCTGCTGGTGAATGCCGGGATGTTTATCGTGGAGCTCGTTTCCGGCTGGCTCGCAGGTTCCGTAGCCCTGCTCGCCGACTCCCTCGACATGCTGGGGGACGCCCTTGTTTATGGTTTTAGTCTCTACGTCGTCGCGCGCGGCCCGGTATGGAAGGCGCGGGCCGCTGTTGCAAAGGCGGCGGTAATGGGTCTGTTCGGCGCGTTGGTCCTCGGGCAACTCGTCTACAGGCTTCTTTTCCCTCAACTCCCGACGTTCGAGACCATGGGTGCGGTGGGTGCTCTCGCGCTTGCCGCAAACGGCGTGTGCTTTGCCGTGCTTTGGCGCCATCGTGCCGAGGACATCAATATGCGGTCGGTCTGGCTGTGCTCGCAGAACGACCTGATAGCAAACGTCTCGGTTTTGCTCGCGGCGTCGGTGGTTTGGTTGACGCGGTCGCCTTGGCCGGATGTCGTTGTCGGCGCACTCATTTGCGCAGTGTTCCTTCGTTCGGCGCGTCTCGTCGCTCGCGAGGCGCGTTTGGAACTGCGTTGA
- a CDS encoding GNAT family protein, with the protein MRGEIPEIISTARLRLRPWQLDDAGDVFKYASDEEWSRYLPVPHPYTKTHAEEFVARQVLLDRSLHSAWAAELEGVVVGGLNLGLVAEHCRGTMGWSIAKRVWSQGLASEAASAVIHAAFNALPDLNRISASADSRNFGSLRVMEKVGMQREGLFRQYRRAGGEPTDEVWCAILRDEWLASRPDGDRR; encoded by the coding sequence ATGAGAGGCGAGATCCCCGAAATCATCTCCACTGCGAGGCTTCGGCTTCGTCCTTGGCAGTTGGACGACGCGGGTGACGTCTTCAAGTATGCGTCCGATGAAGAATGGAGTCGCTACCTCCCCGTGCCGCACCCCTATACCAAGACTCACGCGGAGGAGTTCGTCGCGCGGCAGGTTCTGCTGGATCGCTCGCTTCACAGTGCTTGGGCGGCGGAACTCGAGGGCGTCGTCGTCGGCGGTTTGAACCTCGGCCTTGTGGCGGAGCACTGCCGGGGGACTATGGGCTGGTCGATTGCCAAGCGGGTTTGGAGCCAAGGCCTGGCGTCTGAGGCCGCTTCGGCGGTCATTCATGCCGCATTCAACGCTCTGCCTGATCTCAACCGGATCAGTGCGAGTGCCGACTCCAGGAATTTCGGGTCCCTTCGGGTGATGGAGAAAGTCGGCATGCAAAGGGAGGGGCTTTTCCGGCAGTATCGTCGGGCGGGGGGTGAGCCAACGGACGAAGTCTGGTGTGCGATCCTGCGGGATGAATGGCTGGCCAGCAGGCCGGACGGTGACCGCCGTTGA
- a CDS encoding chemotaxis protein CheB, whose product MKARSAAKDFPVVCVGGSAGGLDAYIRLLQNLPADMGVAIVIVNHLRTVATRLHKILPNYTTMPVELITDDLVIEPNHVFIIPEKRDLHVLDGEFRLKPISKPRGWPDVITVFLRSLTDNWDGKLIAVIVSGYDGDGAAALCGIKEVGGITIAQRLDTAEQPDMPESAIETGCIDFVLAPENIGREIARIALSIE is encoded by the coding sequence ATGAAAGCTAGGAGCGCGGCTAAGGACTTCCCAGTAGTGTGCGTGGGAGGTTCGGCTGGTGGTCTCGACGCATACATTCGATTGCTGCAGAATCTCCCGGCTGACATGGGGGTTGCCATCGTCATCGTCAATCACCTGAGAACCGTGGCGACCAGGTTGCACAAGATCCTCCCGAACTACACGACGATGCCGGTTGAGTTGATCACCGACGACCTCGTCATTGAGCCCAACCACGTGTTCATCATTCCCGAGAAGCGTGACCTGCATGTTCTTGATGGCGAATTCCGCCTCAAGCCGATCTCCAAGCCCAGGGGATGGCCTGACGTGATCACGGTCTTCCTGCGCTCACTCACGGACAACTGGGACGGGAAGCTCATCGCCGTCATCGTCTCCGGCTATGACGGCGACGGGGCGGCCGCGCTGTGCGGCATCAAGGAAGTGGGCGGCATCACCATCGCGCAGAGGCTCGACACGGCGGAACAGCCGGACATGCCCGAGAGCGCAATAGAGACCGGGTGCATCGACTTCGTCCTCGCTCCTGAGAATATCGGTAGGGAAATCGCAAGAATCGCGCTGTCAATCGAGTAG